A part of Synechococcus sp. KORDI-49 genomic DNA contains:
- a CDS encoding iron ABC transporter permease, whose product MSRRLLGLTAAGLALLAIWPLLNLIGEGLQGIRDGLGSLGPDGGLQIRGTLSLLLGSAIAGTLIGTANGWLLINCRFPGRRWLRIAQLIPLATPAYLLSATLVDLGSRQGWRIHGLAWGIAVMALSTYPYVFLLSTESFAMSGRRQLEACRSLGIGPWAAFRRVALPIALPAIGAGVALMGMEIVNELGAVQLLGIPSLSAGILEAWQAESDPTGAITLALITLVIVLTLVVCERRLRRRSRRWSDGVAGGDATAWTLQGPRALVAQLLTLIPPLLSLGTPLIWAATNLEQLAGNLEADLWQLSLRSLLLALAAAVLAVVTALLLAIAKRWSEARWLQSLTFLAGMGYAVPGTVLALALLLTGGPWQLAPLVLLLWGYGDRFLAVAKGGLDAALERISPSLDEAATGMGFNWQQVLQRVHLPLLRGPLTVGLLLVFVDTVKELPLTFALRPFDFDTLSVRVYQYASDERLAEALLPALMILVLGLVASMALVPSLDQASSKG is encoded by the coding sequence ATGAGTCGTCGGCTGCTGGGACTCACCGCTGCCGGGCTTGCTCTGCTGGCGATCTGGCCCCTGCTGAACCTCATCGGGGAGGGACTGCAGGGAATCCGCGACGGTCTCGGCAGCCTGGGCCCGGATGGTGGCCTTCAGATCCGCGGCACGCTGAGCTTGCTGCTGGGCAGTGCCATCGCCGGAACCTTGATCGGCACCGCCAACGGCTGGCTGCTGATCAACTGCCGATTTCCCGGCCGTCGCTGGCTGCGCATCGCTCAGCTGATCCCCCTGGCCACCCCGGCCTATCTGCTTTCAGCGACGCTGGTGGATCTGGGCAGCCGCCAGGGCTGGCGCATCCACGGCCTGGCCTGGGGCATCGCCGTCATGGCTCTGTCCACGTATCCCTACGTGTTTCTGCTCAGCACAGAAAGTTTCGCGATGAGCGGCAGACGGCAGCTGGAGGCCTGCCGCAGCCTCGGGATCGGTCCATGGGCCGCCTTTCGGCGGGTCGCGCTGCCGATCGCGCTTCCGGCGATCGGAGCCGGTGTCGCCCTGATGGGCATGGAGATCGTCAACGAGCTGGGAGCCGTTCAGCTCCTCGGCATCCCCAGCCTGTCGGCCGGCATCCTGGAGGCCTGGCAGGCCGAAAGCGATCCAACCGGTGCCATCACCCTGGCCCTGATCACCCTGGTGATCGTGCTGACTCTGGTGGTGTGCGAACGGCGGCTGCGGCGTCGCAGCCGCCGCTGGAGTGACGGTGTGGCCGGAGGCGATGCCACAGCCTGGACATTGCAGGGGCCTCGGGCACTCGTGGCCCAGCTGCTGACTCTGATTCCGCCTTTGCTGAGCCTGGGGACGCCGCTGATCTGGGCCGCCACGAATCTCGAACAGCTGGCAGGCAACCTGGAGGCCGACCTCTGGCAGCTCAGTCTCCGCAGCCTGTTGCTGGCGCTGGCCGCCGCCGTCCTGGCTGTGGTCACGGCCCTGCTGTTGGCGATCGCCAAGCGCTGGAGTGAAGCCCGCTGGCTGCAGAGCCTCACCTTCCTGGCCGGCATGGGCTACGCCGTGCCCGGCACCGTGCTGGCACTGGCTCTGCTGCTCACCGGCGGCCCCTGGCAGCTGGCCCCGCTGGTCCTGCTGCTCTGGGGCTATGGCGACCGTTTCCTGGCCGTGGCCAAAGGCGGCCTGGATGCCGCCCTGGAACGCATCAGCCCCAGTCTCGATGAAGCGGCCACCGGGATGGGGTTCAACTGGCAGCAGGTGCTGCAGCGGGTGCATCTGCCGCTCCTGCGGGGTCCCCTGACGGTGGGACTGCTGCTGGTGTTCGTGGACACCGTGAAGGAACTGCCGCTGACCTTCGCTCTGCGGCCCTTTGATTTCGACACGCTCTCCGTGCGTGTCTATCAGTACGCCAGTGACGAGCGGCTGGCGGAAGCGCTGCTGCCGGCACTGATGATCCTGGTGCTGGGGCTGGTGGCATCGATGGCCCTGGTGCCCAGCCTCGATCAGGCCTCCAGCAAAGGCTGA
- a CDS encoding extracellular solute-binding protein has protein sequence MHFILNKYRFCKAAAQASLAVSIAILLIACDSKESTEIGVYSGRHYNTDKQLYDRFTQETGIQVKLLEAKDDALIQRLAKEGADSPADVLILADAARLDRATGMDLFQPIESETLNRSVPADLRDSKNRWFGFTRRLRAPMFNAEKVKANEVSRYEDLAAPALKGRLCLRNRRSVYNQSLVAFMLDTRGEQETTQWIQGMVANLAQPVFSSDTPMIRAVAQGDCGVALANSYYLGRMQAGDKGDADLALSSKVSVRWPDPVHVNITGGGVTRASRNPDAARRFLEFLSSDQAQEGYATANHEYPLRDLGNNPVVKAWGPFQPAAVSAQRLGELNAKAVELMAANGWQ, from the coding sequence ATGCATTTCATTCTCAATAAGTACCGCTTTTGCAAAGCGGCGGCACAGGCCTCTCTGGCCGTGTCCATCGCGATCCTGCTGATCGCCTGCGACAGCAAGGAATCGACGGAGATCGGTGTCTATTCAGGACGCCACTACAACACCGACAAGCAGCTTTACGACCGCTTCACGCAGGAAACAGGCATCCAGGTGAAGCTCCTGGAAGCCAAGGATGACGCCCTGATTCAACGTCTCGCCAAGGAAGGTGCGGACTCCCCTGCGGATGTCCTGATTCTTGCGGATGCGGCCCGTCTCGATCGCGCGACCGGGATGGATCTTTTTCAGCCCATCGAGTCGGAAACGCTCAACCGGTCGGTTCCGGCCGATCTGCGCGACAGCAAGAACCGCTGGTTCGGTTTCACACGCCGGCTGCGGGCGCCGATGTTCAATGCCGAGAAGGTGAAGGCCAACGAGGTGAGCCGCTATGAAGACCTGGCAGCTCCAGCTCTCAAGGGCAGGCTCTGCCTGCGAAACCGTCGCAGCGTCTACAACCAGTCGCTGGTGGCATTCATGCTGGACACCCGCGGGGAGCAGGAGACGACTCAATGGATTCAGGGAATGGTGGCCAACCTGGCTCAGCCGGTGTTCAGCAGTGACACGCCCATGATCCGGGCCGTCGCTCAGGGCGACTGCGGCGTCGCTCTGGCCAACAGTTACTACCTCGGCCGCATGCAGGCTGGTGACAAGGGCGACGCTGACTTGGCCCTTTCCAGCAAGGTGTCAGTGCGCTGGCCCGACCCCGTCCACGTGAACATCACCGGTGGTGGCGTGACCCGTGCCAGCCGCAACCCCGACGCCGCCCGACGCTTCCTGGAGTTCCTCAGCTCCGATCAGGCTCAGGAGGGCTACGCCACGGCCAATCATGAATATCCCCTGCGCGACCTCGGCAACAATCCTGTTGTGAAGGCCTGGGGCCCGTTCCAGCCGGCAGCGGTGTCGGCGCAGCGGCTCGGTGAGCTGAATGCCAAAGCCGTCGAGCTGATGGCTGCCAACGGCTGGCAATGA
- a CDS encoding GTP-binding protein: MTAASAPVGVPVTILTGFLGAGKTTLLNHILSNQQGVKTAVLVNEFGEIGIDNELIVSTGEEMVELSNGCICCSINDELMQTVERVLERPEALDYIVVETTGLADPLPVAMTFLGSELRDQTRLDSIITLIDAENFDQSVLDTQVGRAQVVYGDILMLNKCDLVEEERLQTVEQQLREVKNDARILRSTQGDVPLPLLLSVGLFESDKVSTQDEHHDHNHHDHDHDHDHSHDHDHDHSHSHHDHGHSHSDHLAVDGFTSLSFQSDGPFALRRFQNFLDNQLPAEVFRAKGILWFNESERRHVFHLAGKRFSIDDTDWTGERKNQLVLIGRDIDHDTLRQQLQACVDEEAAGHPSAGSSGNGLN, encoded by the coding sequence ATGACTGCAGCATCAGCCCCGGTTGGGGTCCCGGTGACGATTCTCACGGGCTTCCTCGGTGCCGGGAAAACCACTCTGCTCAACCACATTCTCAGCAATCAGCAGGGCGTGAAGACCGCTGTGCTGGTGAATGAATTCGGTGAGATCGGCATCGATAACGAACTCATCGTCTCCACAGGAGAGGAGATGGTGGAGCTGAGCAACGGCTGCATCTGCTGCTCGATCAACGACGAGTTGATGCAGACGGTGGAGCGGGTGCTTGAACGCCCAGAGGCCTTGGACTACATCGTTGTGGAGACCACTGGTCTGGCCGATCCTCTGCCGGTGGCGATGACCTTCCTCGGCAGCGAGTTGCGCGATCAGACGCGACTGGACTCGATCATCACGCTGATCGATGCGGAGAACTTCGACCAGAGCGTTCTCGACACCCAGGTCGGGCGGGCCCAGGTGGTCTACGGGGACATCCTGATGCTGAACAAGTGTGACCTCGTGGAGGAGGAGCGGTTGCAGACCGTTGAACAGCAGCTCCGGGAGGTGAAGAACGATGCCCGCATCCTGCGGTCCACCCAGGGGGACGTGCCGCTGCCTCTGCTGCTCAGCGTCGGTCTGTTCGAGTCGGACAAGGTGTCGACGCAAGACGAGCATCACGACCACAACCATCACGACCACGACCACGACCACGACCACAGCCACGACCACGACCACGACCACAGCCACAGCCATCACGACCACGGCCACAGCCACTCGGATCACCTCGCCGTCGACGGTTTCACGTCGCTGTCGTTCCAGAGTGATGGGCCTTTCGCCCTGCGAAGGTTCCAGAACTTCCTGGACAATCAGCTGCCCGCTGAGGTGTTCCGCGCCAAGGGCATTCTCTGGTTCAACGAAAGCGAACGACGTCACGTGTTCCATCTCGCAGGAAAGCGCTTTTCGATTGACGACACCGACTGGACCGGCGAACGCAAGAACCAGCTTGTGCTGATCGGACGCGACATCGATCACGACACCCTGCGGCAACAGCTCCAGGCCTGCGTGGATGAGGAAGCCGCCGGTCACCCCTCCGCCGGATCGAGCGGAAACGGGCTGAACTGA
- a CDS encoding 4a-hydroxytetrahydrobiopterin dehydratase encodes MPTLLTPEQRQQLQQERPAWEVGDTAMRRSVVFSDFVEAFGFMSRVALLAESRQHHPDWNNVYNRVKIELSTHDLGGLSTMDAELSAAIDALLPA; translated from the coding sequence ATGCCGACCCTGCTCACGCCTGAACAACGCCAGCAGCTTCAACAGGAGCGTCCCGCCTGGGAGGTGGGCGACACCGCCATGCGGCGCAGCGTTGTGTTCAGCGACTTTGTGGAAGCCTTCGGTTTCATGAGCCGCGTAGCACTGCTGGCCGAATCCCGTCAGCACCACCCCGACTGGAACAACGTCTACAACCGAGTGAAGATCGAACTCTCCACCCACGATCTGGGAGGCCTGAGCACGATGGACGCCGAGCTTTCGGCAGCCATCGACGCTCTGCTGCCAGCATGA
- a CDS encoding secondary thiamine-phosphate synthase enzyme YjbQ, whose product MTSGITPLSHQALQTLDFSTNGRGFSRIDPALSRWIATSGIARGVLNLTCLHTSASLTINENADPRVLKDLAAWMDDMVPESRAYLHDDEGPDDMPAHIRTALTCQALSLSVENGRLLLGTWQAVYLWEHRRAPHQRRIACHLIGTLKPDVQQPSRSSDTTTLLARRNSTRLNEAIQARHDPEAWAGDGGVNTEVDLLVDRLHDLAGE is encoded by the coding sequence ATGACGTCTGGAATCACTCCCCTGAGCCATCAGGCACTGCAAACGCTGGACTTCAGCACCAACGGTCGTGGCTTTTCCCGGATCGATCCGGCCCTGAGCCGCTGGATCGCCACCAGTGGCATCGCCCGAGGGGTGCTGAACCTCACCTGCCTGCACACGAGTGCCAGTCTCACCATCAACGAGAACGCTGACCCCCGGGTTCTCAAGGACCTCGCCGCCTGGATGGATGACATGGTTCCGGAGTCCAGGGCTTACCTCCACGACGATGAAGGGCCGGACGACATGCCGGCGCACATCCGGACAGCTCTCACCTGTCAGGCCCTCAGTCTCAGCGTGGAGAACGGACGGTTGCTGCTCGGCACCTGGCAGGCGGTCTACCTCTGGGAGCACCGCCGAGCTCCCCATCAGCGCCGCATTGCCTGCCACCTCATCGGCACCCTGAAACCTGACGTGCAGCAGCCTTCCCGCTCCAGCGACACGACCACACTGCTGGCCCGTCGCAACAGCACGCGGCTCAACGAAGCGATCCAGGCCCGACATGACCCGGAGGCCTGGGCCGGCGACGGTGGTGTCAACACGGAGGTGGATCTGCTGGTGGACCGACTGCACGACCTGGCAGGAGAATGA
- a CDS encoding thiol-disulfide oxidoreductase DCC family protein — protein sequence MSASTPADLTLLFDGGCPLCLREVHFLRRRDRDGRMAFVDIDASDYDPDLHQGVSYREAMGRIHAITGDGTILRDVAVFREAYRLIGLGWIYAPTRWPLIGTLADWAYRVWAARRLQVTGRQSLEVLCADRCQPLRVDQAG from the coding sequence ATGTCCGCATCCACGCCAGCGGATCTCACACTTCTCTTCGATGGCGGCTGTCCTCTCTGTCTTCGCGAGGTTCACTTTCTGCGTCGTCGTGACCGCGATGGACGCATGGCTTTCGTCGACATCGATGCGTCGGATTACGACCCGGACCTTCATCAAGGAGTCAGTTATCGCGAGGCCATGGGCCGCATCCATGCGATCACGGGCGATGGAACCATCCTTCGGGATGTGGCGGTGTTCCGCGAGGCCTATCGACTGATCGGCCTGGGCTGGATCTATGCCCCCACGCGCTGGCCGTTGATCGGGACCCTGGCGGATTGGGCCTATCGCGTCTGGGCTGCACGGCGTCTGCAGGTCACCGGGCGCCAGAGTCTGGAGGTGCTGTGTGCAGATCGCTGTCAGCCCTTGAGAGTCGATCAGGCTGGTTAG
- a CDS encoding carboxypeptidase M32: MASTAWKRLGDHLRKTQLLGSIQSALYWDQNTRMPSGGATWRGEQLTLLASELHARQSSEAYADLLADARSEWSGTDDVNGSGGHGRNLDLLEEDLRRQQALDPSLVASLATAKADGYARWQVARQRSDFSLFSGALQTLIDLRQEQARQLAEPRSCWETLAQPFEPDLSLDRLQQLFAPLRERLPALIDSLDREQRPSTAGWDLPEQAQQRLCEELLQEWGRDPSITCLARSPHPFSITLGPSDYRITTRVVSGQPLSCFLATAHEWGHSLYEQGLPNQSHQWFAWPLGQATSMAVHESQSLFWENRVARSRSFAERWWTRFADVGAPLTCGEDLWRSMNPLAPGLNRVEADELSYGLHILIRTDLEIALLEQGLKVADLPAEWNRRYTELLGVTPVNDAEGCLQDVHWSEGLFGYFPSYLLGHLISAQLGEAMTAEIGAPEDHVGRGDVRPLLSWLRQHVHPVGRAVNAEDLVEQVSGAPLSSAPFLRYLEGKLSTLADRGAIALF, encoded by the coding sequence GTGGCGTCAACGGCCTGGAAGCGCCTGGGTGACCATCTCAGAAAAACCCAGCTGCTCGGATCGATCCAGTCGGCGCTCTACTGGGATCAGAACACCCGCATGCCGAGTGGGGGGGCAACCTGGCGCGGTGAGCAGCTCACGCTTCTGGCCAGCGAGCTGCATGCCCGTCAGAGCTCAGAGGCCTATGCAGATCTGCTGGCCGATGCGCGCTCGGAATGGTCCGGTACCGACGATGTCAACGGCAGTGGCGGGCATGGCCGGAATCTCGATCTGCTTGAAGAGGATCTGAGACGGCAGCAAGCGCTGGATCCTTCCCTGGTGGCCTCCCTGGCCACAGCGAAGGCCGATGGTTACGCCCGTTGGCAGGTGGCACGCCAGCGCTCGGACTTCAGCCTGTTCAGTGGAGCGCTTCAAACCCTGATCGATCTGCGTCAGGAGCAGGCGCGTCAGCTGGCGGAGCCTCGCTCCTGCTGGGAAACGCTGGCACAACCGTTTGAGCCCGATCTGAGCCTTGACCGGCTGCAGCAGCTGTTTGCACCTCTGCGGGAGCGACTCCCGGCACTGATCGACAGTCTGGATCGGGAGCAGCGCCCGTCCACCGCTGGCTGGGACCTGCCGGAGCAAGCTCAGCAGCGGCTCTGCGAGGAATTGCTGCAGGAGTGGGGACGAGATCCCTCGATCACCTGTCTGGCCCGTTCTCCCCATCCGTTCTCCATCACCCTCGGCCCATCCGACTACCGCATCACCACCCGGGTGGTGAGCGGTCAGCCGCTTTCGTGTTTTCTGGCAACGGCTCATGAATGGGGGCACTCGCTGTATGAGCAGGGTCTTCCGAATCAGAGTCATCAATGGTTCGCCTGGCCTCTCGGCCAGGCGACATCCATGGCTGTGCACGAAAGCCAGTCCCTGTTCTGGGAAAACCGGGTCGCGCGCAGCCGATCCTTCGCGGAACGGTGGTGGACGCGTTTCGCCGACGTGGGAGCGCCGCTGACCTGTGGTGAAGATCTCTGGCGCTCGATGAATCCACTCGCTCCCGGGCTGAATCGGGTGGAAGCGGATGAACTCAGCTACGGCTTGCACATCCTGATCAGAACCGATCTTGAGATCGCTCTTCTTGAGCAGGGTCTGAAGGTGGCTGACCTGCCGGCTGAATGGAACCGCCGTTACACCGAGCTGCTTGGTGTCACTCCCGTCAATGACGCCGAAGGTTGCCTACAGGATGTCCACTGGAGTGAAGGGCTCTTCGGTTACTTCCCCTCCTACCTCCTGGGTCACCTGATCAGTGCCCAGCTGGGCGAGGCGATGACCGCTGAGATCGGAGCTCCGGAGGATCATGTGGGCCGTGGTGATGTGCGACCCCTGCTGAGTTGGCTGCGTCAGCACGTTCATCCCGTCGGCAGAGCCGTCAATGCTGAGGATCTGGTGGAGCAGGTCAGTGGTGCCCCCCTGAGCAGTGCTCCCTTCCTTCGTTATCTCGAGGGCAAGCTGAGCACCCTGGCAGACAGGGGGGCGATTGCCCTGTTCTGA
- a CDS encoding inorganic diphosphatase: protein MANLDQAPSRSMPNLLHVLPAFADESELRLNTIVELNSNTINKYELITETGHLKLDRVGYSSLAYPFAYGCIPRTWDEDGDPLDIEIVSVTEPLVPGSIVEARIIGVMTFDDGGEVDDKVIAVLADDKRMDHIKSFEDLGEHWKKETTYYWEHYKDLKKPGTCTVNGFFGTEKAVEIIKSCEARYMQEIAPKLVD from the coding sequence ATGGCCAACCTCGATCAGGCTCCCAGCCGCAGCATGCCCAACCTGCTGCACGTGCTGCCGGCCTTCGCTGACGAATCCGAGCTCCGCCTCAACACGATCGTGGAGCTCAACTCCAACACGATCAACAAATACGAGCTGATCACCGAGACCGGGCATCTGAAGCTGGATCGCGTCGGCTACTCCTCACTGGCTTACCCCTTTGCCTACGGCTGCATACCCCGCACCTGGGACGAGGACGGTGACCCGCTCGACATCGAGATCGTCAGTGTCACGGAGCCCCTTGTCCCTGGTTCGATCGTTGAAGCACGCATCATCGGGGTGATGACCTTTGATGACGGCGGTGAAGTCGATGACAAGGTGATCGCCGTCCTGGCCGATGACAAGCGGATGGACCACATCAAAAGCTTCGAGGATCTCGGTGAGCACTGGAAGAAGGAGACCACCTACTACTGGGAGCACTACAAGGATCTGAAGAAGCCCGGCACGTGCACAGTGAACGGGTTCTTCGGAACCGAGAAAGCCGTTGAGATCATCAAGTCCTGCGAAGCCCGCTACATGCAGGAGATCGCACCGAAACTGGTCGATTGA
- a CDS encoding L,D-transpeptidase, whose translation MRLPLLLSGVALASIAALPVSAAAAELAMRRSSSSSRVVLDLSRREISVVSGARRLGPWPVAIGDPSTPTPLGEFAILTKKVNPVYVTHKNGQRRELVGPSSPIGDRYLAFHRNGRGEFGIHGTPWPHWVRTRAAVSLGCVRMLNDHVRQLFEVVDVGTTVEIRN comes from the coding sequence ATGCGTCTTCCTCTGCTTCTCTCCGGGGTCGCTCTGGCGTCCATCGCAGCGCTCCCTGTCTCCGCGGCAGCGGCTGAGCTGGCCATGCGCCGATCGTCCTCCTCATCCCGGGTTGTTCTCGATCTCAGCCGGCGTGAAATCAGTGTCGTCAGCGGAGCCCGCAGGCTCGGCCCCTGGCCGGTGGCCATCGGTGATCCCTCGACGCCCACCCCACTGGGTGAATTCGCCATCCTCACCAAAAAAGTCAATCCGGTTTATGTGACGCACAAAAATGGACAGCGTCGTGAGTTGGTGGGTCCGTCCAGCCCGATCGGGGATCGTTATCTGGCGTTCCATCGCAACGGCCGGGGAGAGTTTGGAATCCATGGCACCCCTTGGCCCCACTGGGTCAGGACCCGTGCTGCGGTCAGCCTGGGCTGTGTGCGCATGCTCAACGACCACGTGCGTCAGCTGTTTGAGGTCGTTGATGTCGGGACGACCGTGGAGATCAGAAACTGA
- the hemC gene encoding hydroxymethylbilane synthase: MALTELRIASRRSQLAMVQTNWVKAELEKAHPQLTVSVEAMATQGDKILDVALAKIGDKGLFTKELEAQMLVGRADIAVHSLKDLPTNLPEGLMLGCITEREDPADALVVNAKNADHTLETLPEGAVVGTSSLRRLAQLRHHYPHLEFKDVRGNVITRLEKLDNGGYDCLILAAAGLGRLGFADRIHQLIPGDISLHAVGQGALGIECVEGQPEVLEIIKVLEHAPTSQRCLAERAFLRELEGGCQVPIGVNTRFEGDQLVLTGMVASLDGLRLIRDQASGPAADPEPIGVALANTLKQQGAGEILQEIFEAVRPEA, translated from the coding sequence ATGGCCCTCACCGAACTGCGCATCGCCTCCCGACGCAGCCAGCTGGCCATGGTGCAGACCAACTGGGTGAAGGCCGAACTTGAGAAGGCCCATCCCCAGCTCACCGTCAGCGTCGAAGCGATGGCGACCCAGGGAGACAAGATCCTCGACGTCGCCCTGGCCAAGATCGGTGACAAGGGTCTGTTCACCAAGGAGCTGGAGGCCCAGATGCTTGTGGGACGTGCTGACATCGCGGTCCATTCCCTCAAGGACCTCCCCACGAATCTTCCGGAAGGCCTGATGCTCGGTTGCATCACCGAGCGGGAGGACCCCGCCGATGCCTTGGTGGTGAACGCCAAAAATGCCGATCACACTCTCGAGACCCTTCCGGAAGGGGCCGTCGTCGGCACCAGTTCTCTGCGGCGCCTGGCCCAGCTGCGCCATCACTACCCACACCTGGAATTCAAAGACGTCCGCGGCAATGTGATCACCCGTCTCGAGAAGCTGGACAACGGTGGATACGACTGCCTGATCCTGGCCGCTGCAGGACTGGGTCGCCTTGGTTTCGCCGACCGCATTCATCAACTCATTCCTGGAGACATCTCTCTTCATGCCGTCGGCCAGGGAGCTCTCGGCATCGAATGCGTGGAAGGCCAGCCGGAAGTTCTGGAGATCATCAAGGTGCTGGAGCATGCCCCCACATCCCAGCGATGCCTGGCGGAACGGGCTTTCCTGCGGGAACTGGAGGGGGGCTGTCAGGTGCCCATCGGGGTCAACACCAGGTTCGAAGGCGATCAGCTCGTCCTGACCGGCATGGTGGCCAGCCTGGATGGACTGCGTCTGATTCGGGATCAAGCCAGCGGTCCTGCCGCTGATCCTGAGCCGATCGGCGTGGCCCTCGCCAACACTCTCAAGCAGCAGGGAGCCGGTGAGATTCTCCAGGAGATCTTTGAAGCCGTGCGGCCGGAAGCCTGA
- a CDS encoding DUF6561 domain-containing protein — MPGPVVSGVRQSASLNQKLMDEADSETHLSLMSEGSIRLLLLTSGDLLMARLRNTTDRDGDPAYQLIRPRRVCLADPGQPLPWRLEPFLEGLTPQRNVVLFKTALASVLEPDSRLVQIYAEMTDQECPLEETPVERLKRAFQEFTESFDADQQEPV, encoded by the coding sequence ATGCCGGGACCAGTGGTGAGCGGAGTGCGTCAATCGGCTTCCCTGAATCAAAAGCTGATGGATGAAGCGGATTCGGAGACCCATCTCAGCCTGATGTCGGAGGGGAGTATCCGCTTGTTACTGCTCACGAGCGGTGATCTGCTCATGGCGCGTCTTCGCAACACCACCGATCGTGATGGAGATCCCGCTTACCAATTGATCCGGCCACGACGGGTCTGCCTGGCGGATCCAGGACAGCCGTTGCCGTGGCGCCTGGAACCGTTTCTTGAGGGGCTGACGCCTCAACGCAATGTCGTTCTGTTCAAGACAGCCCTGGCGTCTGTGCTGGAGCCTGATTCCCGGCTCGTCCAGATCTATGCGGAGATGACCGATCAGGAATGTCCGCTTGAAGAGACCCCTGTCGAGCGCCTGAAACGGGCGTTTCAGGAGTTCACGGAGAGTTTCGACGCAGACCAGCAGGAGCCTGTCTGA
- a CDS encoding DUF3303 domain-containing protein, translating to MHHYQLNWNFASQEDSWAAGVAFADYIRSGSPADRFDGFEVKYRVCDPQGGWGTAIVCADHISKVWQHTAPWIKHFKVQIEINPVMSDDEFVANQEAVYAAAG from the coding sequence ATGCACCACTACCAACTGAACTGGAACTTCGCCTCCCAGGAAGACAGCTGGGCCGCCGGAGTCGCCTTCGCCGATTACATCCGAAGCGGTAGTCCTGCCGACCGTTTCGACGGATTTGAGGTGAAATATCGCGTCTGTGATCCTCAAGGCGGCTGGGGCACGGCGATTGTGTGCGCAGACCACATCAGCAAGGTCTGGCAACACACCGCTCCCTGGATCAAGCATTTCAAGGTTCAGATCGAAATCAACCCTGTGATGAGCGACGACGAATTCGTCGCCAACCAGGAAGCCGTCTACGCAGCAGCAGGCTGA
- a CDS encoding AbrB family transcriptional regulator, with amino-acid sequence MLTGADLLTKVKELGDVSKTDLATACGYVSKKKDGSDRVNFTAFYEALLNAKGIDLGGGSAGIGKGGRKLSYIATVQGNGNLLIGKAYTAMLELNPGDEFEIKLGRKQIRLIPVGGTDEEETTDE; translated from the coding sequence ATGTTGACCGGCGCTGATCTTCTCACCAAGGTCAAGGAACTTGGTGATGTGTCCAAGACTGACCTGGCCACGGCCTGTGGTTATGTCTCCAAGAAAAAGGATGGCTCCGATCGCGTGAATTTCACGGCCTTTTACGAGGCTCTGCTCAATGCCAAGGGCATTGACCTGGGCGGTGGTTCCGCTGGTATCGGCAAGGGTGGACGCAAGCTCTCCTACATCGCCACTGTTCAAGGCAATGGCAACCTTCTGATCGGCAAGGCCTACACGGCCATGCTCGAGCTCAATCCCGGAGATGAGTTTGAGATCAAGCTGGGTCGCAAGCAGATCCGTCTGATCCCCGTTGGTGGTACCGATGAAGAGGAGACCACCGACGAGTGA